From a single Apium graveolens cultivar Ventura chromosome 2, ASM990537v1, whole genome shotgun sequence genomic region:
- the LOC141706642 gene encoding protein ENHANCED DOWNY MILDEW 2-like yields MKAYEEEGEMIPDCVINYYTVDGDNQPVSFSVLPLLWSEDETPGNSEAQIFLCGTAVTGQKMYKKIIAWRPEISYALPVIYVLSQNKLWMQLRKPRRSFEDEIMSTLVTVHCLHFLKWNLKADGSALWTQLRKAFSAFEDAPSKSHLLSHLPLIQEAAERDKDLAKSELLPTLLLGTGTCEVNCATKKLKFEADSQEDYDDTDDDDDNATFDSVCVLCDNGGDILCCEDKCLRSFHPNINAGVESCCESLGYSDAQVEAIQIFFCNNCQYQQHQCFVCGKLGSSDQSSAPEVFQCANADCGHFYHPNCVAELLQPCDTLKAKELQLKIHSGESFVCPAHKCNICMKGEDKAIHELQFAMCRRCPKAYHRKCLPSEITFRSDGNIAQRAWDGLLPGRILIYCMDHEILSEIGTPKRDHIVFPNVEGKMQTTSGLLSSKEKLIKSRDMGNFAPRSPLKQRFNHTGTYRGHSTSAIFTGEKLYRDTNIDKNKLSTPQRTMYLPNSSKGKTSDYPKQSADKFMKVKGSSSKPAVDLDLKLRMLKLIEDSTSSFNLEESLKGKKSSLYSSNVRIAEDKTFTEGKVQGYVKAVHTALRILNDGGKLEDAKAVCEPQVLKQLVRWKKQLNVYLAPFLHGKRYTSFGRHFTKVSKLELIVDKLKWYVQDGDTIVDFCCGANDFSCLMRERLHEMGKSCSFKNYDLFTPKNDFNFEQKDWMTVTSEELPAGSNLIMGLNPPFGVNGCLANKFINKALTFKPKLLILIVPIETERLDRKKKFPYDIIWEDQCLLSGMAFYLPGSVDMSGKQLEQHNNVAPPLYLWSRPDWTAKHKTIAKTCGHSTVTNEQMGKMDTGENHDGMYEDMEVDPPTYIPSTSADQKNSHEWNSNGFFPSQYTTGMQHSGVSDIAAMGMQHPYVVPDAMQGVYHEDLGGVPQGPLPPSRQYPPQPYFHPQWPGF; encoded by the exons ATGAAAGCCTATGAAGAAGAGGGTGAGATGATCCCTGATTGTGTGATAAATTACTATACTGTTGATGGCGATAATCAACCTGTCTCATTTTCTGTATTGCCACTTCTCTGGAGTGAGGATGAGACCCCGGGCAACTCCGAGGCACAGATATTCTTATGTGGTACTGCAGTGACTGGGCAAAAAATGTATAAGAAGATAATAGCGTGGAGGCCAGAAATTTCTTATGCATTGCCAGTGATTTATGTTCTTTCCCAGAATAAGTTGTGGATGCAGCTCCGAAAGCCTAGGAGAAGCTTTGAAGATGAAATTATGTCTACTTTGGTAACTGTTCATTGCCTCCATTTTCTAAAATGGAATCTCAAAGCAGATGGATCTGCCCTATGGACCCAATTGCGCAAAGCTTTTAG CGCCTTTGAGGATGCACCCTCAAAGAGTCATCTCCTGAGTCATCTACCTCTGATACAAGAAGCTGCTGAAAGAGATAAAGATTTAGCAAAATCTGAG CTTCTACCAACACTGCTTTTGGGGACTGGTACTTGTGAG GTGAACTGTGCAACAAAGAAATTAAAGTTTGAAGCTGACAGTCAGGAGGATTATGATGACACTGATGACGATGATGACAATGCAACATTTGATTCTGTTTGTGTCCTTTGTGATAACGGCGGTGATATACTCTG TTGTGAAGATAAGTGCTTAAGATCTTTCCATCCAAACATAAATGCAGGAGTTGAATCGTGTTGTGAATCTCTTGGCTATAGTGATGCTCAAGTCGAA GCAATCCAGATTTTCTTTTGCAACAATTGTCAATATCAGCAACATCAGTGTTTTGTTTGTGGCAAATTGGGCTCTTCTGATCAGTCATCTGCTCCAGAG GTCTTCCAGTGTGCCAATGCAGATTGTGGTCATTTCTATCATCCAAACTGTGTCGCCGAACTCCTCCAGCCTTGTGATACGTTGAAAGCTAAAGAACTTCAGCTGAAAATCCACTCAGGAGAATCTTTTGTGTGTCCTGCCCATAAATGTAATATATGTATGAAAGGAGAAGACAAAGCAATTCATGAGTTGCAATTTGCAATGTGTAGACGCTGTCCAAAGGCATACCATCGGAAATGCCTGCCCAG CGAGATAACCTTCAGAAGTGATGGAAATATTGCTCAAAGGGCTTGGGATGGTCTCTTACCGGGACGCATTCTAATTTACTGCAT GGACCATGAAATCCTTTCTGAAATCGGGACACCTAAGAGAGACCATATTGTCTTTCCTAATGTTGAAGGAAAAATGCAAACGACTTCGGGATTGCTTTCTAGCAAAGAGAAACTGATAAAAAGTAGGGATATGGGGAATTTTGCACCGAGAAGTCCTTTGAAGCAGAGATTTAACCACACTGGGACATATCGTGGTCATTCAACCTCTGCTATATTTACCGGGGAAAAATTATATAGGGATACCAACATCGACAAAAACAAGTTATCAACACCACAGAGAACAATGTACTTGCCCAATTCTAGCAAAGGAAAGACATCTGATTATCCGAAACAGAGTGCAGATAAGTTTATGAAAGTTAAAGGAAGCAGTAGCAAGCCTGCAGTTGATCTTGATCTTAAATTACG GATGTTAAAGTTGATAGAGGATTCAACATCTTCTTTCAATTTGGAAGAATCTTTGAAAGGCAAGAAATCATCACTATATTCATCGAATGTAAGGATCGCAGAGGACAAGACCTTTACTGAAGGGAAGGTGCAAGGCTATGTAAAG GCCGTTCATACTGCATTGAGGATATTAAATGATGGGGGAAAGTTGGAGGATGCGAAAGCTGTGTGTGAGCCACAGGTCCTCAAACAACTTGTCAGATGGAAG AAACAACTCAATGTTTATCTCGCTCCTTTTCTTCATGGCAAACGCTATACCTCTTTTGGTCGACACTTTACTAAAGTGAGCAAGCTTGAGTTG ATTGTGGATAAGCTTAAATGGTACGTGCAAGATGGTGACACG ATAGTAGATTTCTGTTGTGGTGCAAATGACTTTAGTTGCTTGATGAGAGAAAGGCTCCACGAAATGGGAAAGAGCTGCTCCTTCAAAAATTATGATCTTTTTACACCCAAG AATGACTTCAATTTTGAGCAGAAAGATTGGATGACTGTCACTTCAGAAGAACTCCCTGCTGGTTCTAATCTG ATTATGGGCCTGAATCCTCCTTTTGGTGTCAATGGATGCTTGGCAAACAAATTCATTAACAAGGCACTCACGTTTAAACCAAAGCTACTAATTCTTATAGTACCCATAGAAACTGAAAG ACTTGACAGAAAGAAGAAATTCCCATATGATATTATTTGGGAGGATCAATGTTTACTATCGGGGATG GCATTTTACCTACCTGGATCAGTTGATATGAGCGGGAAGCAATTAGAGCAGCATAACAATGTGGCACCACCGCTGTATCTTTGGAGCCGTCCGGATTGGACTGCCAAGCACAAAACAATAGCCAAGACATGTGGCCATAGCACAGTCACAAATGAGCAGATGGGAAAAATGGATACAGGAGAAAACCATGACGGGATGTATGAGGATATGGAAGTCGATCCGCCTACCTATATACCGAGTACCAGCGCAGACCAGAAAAACTCACATGAATGGAATTCAAATGGCTTTTTTCCGAGTCAATACACGACCGGAATGCAGCACTCTGGTGTTTCTGATATTGCTGCAATGGGAATGCAGCATCCTTATGTTGTTCCGGATGCTATGCAGGGTGTCTACCACGAAGATCTCGGGGGTGTACCCCAAGGACCTCTTCCCCCGTCTCGCCAATATCCACCACAGCCTTACTTCCATCCACAATGGCCTGGTTTCTAA